Part of the Thermodesulfovibrionales bacterium genome, TTCCTCCTCAGATGGTCACAAGGTGTGGTTCGAACTATGCCTTCTTAATCACAAAGATAAGCTTGCCGCCTTCCTGTTTCTTTTCCATGAGATCATGCCCAGCCTGTTCTAACATCTGGACTATCGTCTCTGCTGATGATGGGTTGTCGAATACCATTTCCAGGACGTCACCTTCGGCCATCTTCTCAAGGGATT contains:
- a CDS encoding sulfurtransferase TusA family protein; the protein is MAMKFEKTSEGKYMLDVCGYVCPHPQIYCKKSLEKMAEGDVLEMVFDNPSSAETIVQMLEQAGHDLMEKKQEGGKLIFVIKKA